In Apium graveolens cultivar Ventura chromosome 10, ASM990537v1, whole genome shotgun sequence, the following are encoded in one genomic region:
- the LOC141693503 gene encoding NAC domain-containing protein 68-like yields the protein MEELKRRLPPGVIFDPSKEQIFRYLRNKVYKTQEPHANPELIKELDLYRCCPSDHQGLSKAEDTYFFTQRVAKYQSSRLSDRTTKDGKGYWRRMNKSQNFKMGIRNTLVYHLKGGNIKGIGLKTGWIMQEYELKPADAKAKVNKTTVLCRIHHKKGKQEREETDMCNVREQVPDDSTKDGSDGDRNREYLMMNKSGNEYQLKNIAARA from the exons atggaggAGCTAAAGCGACGGCTACCACCAGGTGTCATATTTGATCCAAGCAAGGAGCAGATATTCAGATACTTACGCAACAAGGTCTACAAGACACAAGAACCACATGCAAATCCTGAGTTGATTAAAGAACTTGATCTTTATCGTTGTTGCCCTTCTGATCATCAAG GTTTGAGCAAAGCAGAGGATACTTACTTCTTCACACAAAGAGTTGCTAAATACCAATCAAGCAGGCTCAGTGATCGGACAACAAAGGACGGGAAAGGTTATTGGCGGCGTATGAACAAATCTCAAAATTTCAAAATGGGAATAAGGAACACTCTGGTTTACCATCTCAAAGGTGGAAACATAAAGGGGATAGGTCTGAAAACTGGCTGGATTATGCAGGAGTATGAACTCAAACCCGCTGATGCAAAG GCGAAGGTGAATAAGACTACTGTCTTGTGTCGAATTCATCATAAGAAAGGCAAGCAGGAGCGTGAAGAGACTGATATGTGTAATGTGAGAGAACAAGTACCTGATGATTCTACTAAAGATGGAAGTGATGGAGACAGAAACAGAGAGTATTTGATGATGAATAAATCAGGCAACGAGTATCAACTGAAGAACATTGCTGCAAGAGCATAA
- the LOC141688969 gene encoding sucrose transport protein SUC4-like, producing MNSHSNNADKNMHKIPLRKLLGVASIATGLQFGWAQSSLLTPYVQELGIPHAWASIIWLCGPLSGLVVQPLVGHMSDRCTSKIGRRRPFIVVEVLLIILAVVVIGHSADIGWLLGDEGESKNRAIVAFFFGFWLFDLANNSTLGSCRALLADLTGKDHRRTQVAFSYFSMFLALGNVLGYASGAYSALYKIFGLTITSTCSVNCANLKAAFYIDIVFTALTTYICISAGQEQPLVSSCHEYTRVPEDDPELSSHAKETFLIEMFGTLRFLPASVWMILLFMSLTMIGWYPFFFYNTDWMGREIYGGNPKEGENYSNGVRMGAFGLLLNSVVVGVTSLLTEKLCQKYGSGFIWGLSNILMALCYVSMIIVSLIVKYMEYGTGPPSSGFVIAALIIFAILGIPLGITYSVPFALISTQIESLGLGQGLSMGVLNLAIVIPRVFISVVSGPWDQLFGGGNSPAFAVAAVSAFASGLAALFAIPKHFVKKPTHQ from the exons ATGAACTCACACAGCAACAATGCAGACAAAAACATGCACAAAATACCCCTTAGAAAACTCCTTGGAGTAGCATCAATAGCCACAGGACTACAATTCGGATGGGCACAGAGCTCACTGCTAACACCTTATGTTCAAGAACTCGGAATACCTCATGCATGGGCCAGCATTATCTGGCTATGTGGTCCGCTCTCGGGGCTCGTTGTTCAGCCCCTGGTTGGGCACATGAGTGATCGTTGCACTAGCAAGATTGGTCGTCGAAGGCCTTTTATTGTTGTCGAAGTACTTTTGATCATTCTGGCTGTTGTTGTAATAGGCCATTCTGCAGATATAGGATGGTTGTTGGGAGATGAAGGGGAGAGCAAGAATAGGGCTATTGTTGCTTTCTTTTTCGGGTTTTGGTTGTTTGATTTGGCTAACAACTCCACTCTTGGATCTTGCAGAGCTCTCCTTGCTGATCTCACTG GGAAGGATCACCGGAGGACTCAAGTAGCATTTTCGTATTTTTCTATGTTTTTGGCTCTTGGTAATGTTCTTGGATATGCTTCTGGAGCTTACAGCGCCTTGTACAAAATTTTTGGATTAACTATCACCTCCACATGCAGTGTCAATTGTGCCAACCTCAAAGCTGCTTTCTACATTGACATTGTTTTTACAGCACTCACAACATATATATGCATATCAGCTGGTCAGGAGCAGCCTTTAGTTTCCAGCTGCCACGAATATACTCGTGTTCCTGAAGATGATCCTGAACTATCAAGCCATGCCAAAGAAACTTTTCTGATTGAAATGTTTGGAACATTAAGATTTTTACCAGCTTCCGTCTGGATGATACTGCTTTTTATGAGTCTGACGATGATTGGATGGTATCCGTTCTTTTTCTATAATACGGATTGGATGGGGCGAGAGATTTATGGTGGCAATCCAAAAGAAGGCGAGAATTACAGTAATGGAGTCAGAATGGGGGCATTTGGTCTTTTGTTGAATTCAGTTGTCGTTGGAGTTACTTCCTTGCTTACTGAGAAATTGTGTCAGAAATATGGTTCTGGTTTCATTTGGGGCCTCTCGAATATTCTCATGGCTCTCTGCTATGTATCGATGATCATAGTGTCGTTGATTGTTAAATACATGGAGTATGGCACAGGTCCACCCTCAAGCGGATTTGTGATTGCAGCGCTAATAATATTTGCCATTCTTGGCATTCCATTAGGG ATCACTTACAGTGTGCCCTTTGCCTTAATATCTACACAGATCGAGTCACTAGGACTAGGCCAAG GTTTATCAATGGGGGTCTTGAATCTAGCTATTGTGATTCCACGG GTATTTATTTCTGTTGTAAGCGGACCATGGGATCAGCTATTTGGAGGAGGTAATTCACCTGCCTTTGCAGTAGCAGCAGTTTCAGCTTTTGCCAGTGGACTTGCAGCCCTCTTTGCTATACCAAAACACTTTGTTAAAAAACCAACTCATCAATGA
- the LOC141693962 gene encoding E3 ubiquitin-protein ligase RSL1-like has translation MVKVMLGSYFCALYSKKKKKMLKKNFVGSPEFDDPGGASPELNMVDEVQIKGPERAEDLHSQRAPWPSQLDSKMEISASSSTKSSPTLETKSVKVISEVVKPSESFCEICLEHRETWQMFINSTCSHSFCYDCTSKHIETKVQEKVRIVTCPAIKCNSILDSGACRWMISEDVLICWDESLCKSLIEESQKLYCPFRDCSILLLNDSGKDVTETKCPICQRSFCARCQVPWHPEFTCQEFVKLKGKKKRGGDLMVEQIAKKKNWRKCPSCKFYVEKTEGCSHITCRCSYDFCYRCGSKWSSKHAACKYAGC, from the exons ATGGTAAAAGTGATGTTGGGTTCATATTTTTGTGCTCTTTACtccaagaaaaagaagaagatgTTAAAGAAAAATTTTGTTGGTTCGCCGGAGTTTGATGATCCCGGCGGTGCTTCACCGGAACTCAACATGGTGGATGAAG TGCAGATTAAAGGACCTGAAAGAGCAGAAGATTTGCATAGCCAAAGAGCTCCATGGCCTTCTCAACTTGATTCAAAAATGGAAATCAGTGCATCGTCCTCTACTAAATCATCACCAACATTAGAAACAAAGTCAGTGAAGGTTATTAGCGAAGTTGTCAAACCATCGGAAAGCTTCTGCGAAATTTGTCTGGAACACAGAGAAACCTGGCAGATGTTCATAAACAGTACATGTTCTCACTCTTTTTGTTACGACTGTACAAGCAAACATATCGAAACAAAGGTTCAAGAAAAAGTGAGGATCGTCACCTGTCCTGCAATAAAATGCAATTCAATACTAGATTCAGGCGCTTGTAGGTGGATGATTAGTGAAGACGTTCTCATTTGCTGGGATGAATCTCTATGCAAATCTTTGATAGAAGAATCGCAGAAGCTGTACTGTCCTTTCAGGGACTGTTCCATTCTGCTGCTTAATGATTCAGGGAAAGACGTAACTGAAACAAAATGCCCCATATGCCAAAGATCGTTCTGCGCACGGTGCCAGGTCCCTTGGCATCCGGAATTTACATGTCAAGAATTTGTGAAGTTGAAAGGTAAGAAGAAACGGGGAGGCGACCTCATGGTAGAACAGATTGCTAAGAAGAAAAACTGGAGGAAATGTCCTAGCTGCAAATTTTATGTCGAAAAAACAGAGGGTTGTTCTCATATTACTTGCAGATGTTCATATGACTTCTGCTATAGGTGTGGTTCAAAGTGGAGTTCAAAACATGCTGCTTGTAAATATGCTGGATGTTaa